The sequence GGACGAGGATATCATAAAAATAGCTGGACCAAACTGGCATCAAACCGCACTAGACCGATCAAAATGGCAAACTTTGGAAGAGGCCTTCATCTGAGAGGGGTTCCtgttacatatctacaaattatttagaaaataactaACAATTCCAAAACTAGGATGTACCTaagcaaaaaaaacaaaaaatgatttaCTAACCATCATAAAGTAAGAAACAAGAAGGAAAATATCGGTTTGAAGTTTCGTGAATAATACGTGTCCCTAAAATAACCTATTGCATAAATGGCATTCGATCTGATCACTTAACATCACTTCACCGAGTGGCACTCACCCAACCCATACCCTAAGGGTCCCTGCGACCTCAATACACCTCAATAGCTGACATTTGTCAAAATGGCTATTTGCTCTAAAGGTACTTACCTGAATAATTACCATGAATATGCTGAAAGGGCCTTTTGTGTTCAAAGGGAGTTAAATTGGAAATAGTTTCACCTGGAGGGATTCAAATTACAAATTGATAAAATGGTATATAtgctataggtatatttatcaGAAAAGTCCCCAAGGCCACTGTCTAGGTAGTCGGGTAGTCGGGGTAATTTCGTGTCTATGGCCATAACCACCCGATTTCATTAATTAGCGCTTAAATATTGTTgtaagccaaaaaaaaaaaaatttttgtaatattcaaatattattttaattatttttaactcgTTTTATGGCGGTATCTTTTGTCATCGCCAAACCATGTAGTCCAATTAAAATGCTATTTGTGTCATTATAGGTGCCTATGTTGACatataggtaatttattttttattaaactttggGGTTTATTAGTcctttcaattatttttagacagttttcaGATTTTGGAGGATACGCCAAAACATCTTATCAATAGTCAAATTATGAAAATCGTAATCAATCTTTATTTCTTTATGAAATTGCATTAAAGGTAAATTGATATTCAATTATCTAAGGTTTCAATTATCAAatgattttattcattattgtcCAATTTTATTATGACCTAGAAAaccgcaaaaaaatattttaaaagtatactTTTACGTAATCAGGCGAAAACGATATCAGACAGCTTAGTCTTTCTGTGGTATGACGTCATTCGGGTCGAAAATAACATTTAACATTTATCCATTATTCATTGTGAAAACCTCATAATGAATTTCAGTCTTATAAGAATAGCTTGAAGTCCTATGACGTAACTACATGCCCAACAGCATTtcagagataaaaaaaaaaaccattatttttctttttatcacTAAAAATATATAGCCATCAGACACTTTTAATGCCCTaatactataaatatttatttatttatttatttacttaatctttattgcacaaaagaaaaccttatagtacaaaaggcggacttaatgccatgaggcattctctaccaaatTAATATTGGTTTCTTAAGTCAACTACtacagaaaataattatttagtgtGCTAAATTTGATATGAGCCTATTGTTTCTAGGAAACCTAGAACCCCTGAGTCTAGGAATACCTATACCTTAAACTTTAGTTCTAGCGAAATATAAGTTACCGAGTATAACTTGGGCGCATATTAAAGTTGCAAATTGAATCCTTGGCATAATTGTATACAAAGCAAGAGGAAAGGTAAAAAAGGTCATTAAAAGTAGAATAAAACTGCAATGCTATGGTGCTATTAGCAGAAAGCTGCAAATCATACCTActcatgtaggtaggtacaatttCGTTCTTTTAATGAATTCATTTTCCATAAAAAGAAATCAATTTCGTAACTATTCCGTACACAGCACctttaaaaaaacagttttttcgtAAAAGTTGTgcaaggagggggggggggggggaagtgAAATTTTATTCCCGACAGCCATAGGCTAGAGGAAATTAatacccgagtttgcaatatccTTACCCCCGGAATTACACACAACGTTTTTCatcaaactaaattttaagcgaaataattcttaaatacggtgacatatcaaatattcgtccgccatattgtcatttcttgacaggttaggtatcGAAGGCACGGACCTATTCAGCATTCAGgtacgattgaaaattatgtacaagtattttaaacggctattaaattgatgaaattaaatatttttaaacataaacaaaaatattaaattataaacgtcagaaTTCTTAAAGTAAGTTGAATGAATTAGAGACaaagacataatttaaaaaaaagctataactgcCTCGGGAATCAAATGACTGACTTGCCGcctccaaaactaaaaagttACATTAAATCCATCAACAAAGCTTAATaagaagtataaataaataacgaaaaTACAACGCTGTCACCAACGAATCCTTTCATTTATATCGCTGTAATAAAAACGACTTATCACCAAGTATACAACTAAGTACATACGCTCTTTTAAAACTCAGAGTAAAATGTTGTCTTCCATTTTGCTTGAGGCTGTTACTGTGCCTCAAGTGAAGAACGTCACAAGTGCCAACCACTTCGTATTAAACTTATGCCGGTTTCCACCTGAGCCAAGGGTTCAATCTACATAATACCTTTAAGCGCAGACCCAGAATAAGTTGGCCCTCTGGAGCCGTGACCTTCATATGGTTCAAGGTTCTAATGTTATTAATCCGCATATTAACATAACTTTGTTACGTGTGTGTTTTACTCATATTAATCATATATTCCATCAGCCTAGCTAGCCCAGCCCAGAGCTATGCCCGGTTTTTCGGGGGCAAAAATGTACCTGTACTAGAGATTAAAATATCGACTCACgtgttatcgatatcgatacaaAACTTTAATGTAATTTCATCGCACCTATATAAATTCGACGTGTGATATTGATTCAGGTCATAGTGacgatttttaaaataacatcgAATAATATGTCAGTTCATTTAATTGTAAGCtcgattatatttttttgaattataCATTAAGACATACATATGGTCTATCGCTTTATATGCATGTGAGACATggacactaaataaaaaaagtgaacAATATTTACAAGCATTTGCGATGTGGTGTTGGCGAAGGATGGAAGTAGTAAGGTGGACAGAAAGAGTAACCAATGAAGAAGTCCTAAAAAGAGTGAAGGAAAAGAGAAGCTTAATGAGCATTGTTAAAAATAGAAGAGGAAACATGATCGGCCACCTGTTACGACACGACCACTTCATCAGAAACATTATAGAAGGGAAAATAAATGGAAGGAGAGGAAGGGGAAGACcaagaaaaagttatatgagCCAAGTAAAGGAgcataaaataaactataacctacaaaaacaaaaccaaataaaaagatAATACCTCTTCTAATAAGTCGTCCTGCGGGATGGACCCCATGTCACTGGCGGCGTTATGTCTCAGTATTGCGAGGGAATACGATCCTATTTGctttcttttaatttaattgaaatggtatgagaataatagtattttatttacttcttCATTATTGAAAACTTCATACTACTttcagtatttgtatatatcgttgtctgagtacccacaacacaagccttcttgagcttactgtggggcttagtcaatttgtgtatgaatgtcctataatatttattaaataaattcatattttaatttaaaaaaaatatgtctccAAGCTTTTATAAGCCATGTTgcttataactataaaatataataaaataaacatatttggAGGAATCTTTTATTTCGGTGAAACGAAACAATTTACGTTCACCTTCAGACGCCTTTCAAGGGTGGGTTCAGAAACTGGTCAAGCGGTTTTTTaggtacaatataataaaaggtGGCGTAAAAATTACTGCATTCCCATTGCGAGAGAGATTTTGGGATtatactaagcaacttttactatggctcccccgaaatcgcgaaaaaacaatttggctgtttcatatattttggctgGGCCTTGTTCTATGGGAGGGAGTAGAATATTTACCTTACCTACCTTCAAGATCACTGCAGCTTGGTGCATGTGAAATCAAGTTAAATTCGTGCGTGAGATTGCTAGCCAAGTCGATCGTCAAGGTGATATCataaccatttaaaaatatagttaagaaGGCCTGCCAGGGAACACAGGTGCCTATTATTAGGACATCGTGCAGAATGGAGAGCCTTGGTGTACAAAACAACGACCTGACATGGTCGCGGTCCACAGTCATGAGGAAACTAGAAAATAGTATTCCCTTACTCAAACAGTATGTCCCAGGCAACGTTTAAAAAAGAACATACTTAAGAGTGCCAAGCTTCAAAATGCAATAAATGAAAAACTTACCGCGAAAATATAACTGACACACATTTCGAATTCTCTTGAGGAATAACAAAAACACATGACTTGCGTATTTGAACTCGACGCGAGGCGCGTCACGCCTTCAGGGAACATAATAAAATTGCAATGCGATGTgctataaataacaatatttatgtcTATCTTTCGAGGTGATCTTTTAtgactattataaaaaaaagttatgcgAATACGCAGTACTGAAAGGGTGTTGGAAGAGGTATCTCTTTAGAAAAATACTGGTTTAAGGAGTAGTCTGCGCCTAGAACGCCCGAATCCGAGCCGAGGAATCCGACAATTCGTTTTCGTTTCGTTTAGAAAGAAAGATAAGGTTATTTAACAGTAGAAATATGTCAAATGGGTCTAAAACATTCCGAAAAATTTGCGTTTTTCCCGTGGACAATATTAGAGTTGAAGATGCTGGTACAAATTGCTAAGATTTCTATCATATCGCTTTTAAGATGTGGAAgaatttaatatacctataagGGTCCAGGAAGAAAGCTtcagtcattttatttaaatgatgtcCAGAGTAACACACTTAAAAGTTTTTAACTCAAATAATCAGTTAatatgtgacgttttcaactaTAATATACTACATTATCGGTTatcgataaggttgattttaaataaaagctttataGAAATAGCGGCTCGGTTAATGCTTAAGTACCGTTTtgattcggaagattgcgggtcacttctggatgagattagctcaggaccgggacaagtggcgtactggaagagaggcctatgctcagcagtgggcgataaaggatGATATGATGATGACCGTTTTGAATGAAAATGGCACTTATATATTTCTGGTTTTTCAACTCCATTGAACATATTGGACCTAGGAAAGTACACATTTCAGGTAATATTTCTAACCGCGCATTTTACACATAACGCAGGGATAAGACCCAAAATAGTACTTACTCCCAAGGTCACGCGTAAGTGTACTGATTGCTTCACTGAGAGCGGAACCGTGTTTCTTAGTTCCCGAGGGACTGAAGGATTCCTTGGGCCGTGTCGGGCTAATTTGCAAGATTGTATGCCTTCAATTCCAAGAATTGATGGTAACGTACGTTTGAAGATTAAGGTAGGCGATCGGATTTAGATGAAATAGGTTTGTGTACGTTGATTAAACAACCATCGGGACGTAATCCTTGAGTGTTTGTTGTGTAGGGAGAAATCCGTTTCAATTTTACTAGTCGATTTCCCTGAATATACGATTTGACTGTATTTTGGTATACCTACATTTTGTTTCACGAaatgtagttattttatatgtatacctTAAGGCACAACGAAAATTCAGTATACAAGAGACGGATATAATGCCACAaggattttaacagtatattcctgatcatatttaaagactaaaatatgctataaactttttttgaatTCGCCTACTTTCAGAGTTTGTAAAGCcacttacagaaaaaaaaacatgtttttattgttacttagtgcaaaatgcCTTtatgatagatgtcaaaaagtgacaagtaacaatTGGCAAAAATaggtttttgcaaaaaaaaaaccaaattctTTTTAAGatacagttttacaaatagcgtttacatacaaaaatatcgataaatattgttaaaaaagcAACTCAAACATCCCTCGATGACAGATGtcataatgatatttttatctGTACGATTTCTCTCTCTCTTCCACCATGACTTGATTAACGCAAATGCGCTTTGTACAATTAAATAAgcttattattaataaagaaagTGTCGTGTATAAAAGCATCTTTAATTAAGAAGAAAACCTGCGCcccataaaatatttcattagtTATGGGCCCAGATATCGTTATTGCGTAAGAAAAGGGGAACTAAAATACGGCGTCAGTACAAAAGTAAGAACACAAGATGGCGAAAGATAACTTAAATAATCGATATAATATTCAACAATTTAGTGGTGACGGCTTTAACAATTGGTCTTTTAGaattaaaagtattttgaaGGAAAATTTGTGCCTGGAGGCGATACAAACTGTGAAATATGCTGAAAATAAAGATAACGAGAAAATGGAAGCGCGAGCGCAAGCCATCTTGATTGCCGCTGTGGCGGACAGTCATTTAGAATATGTAAGAGAGGAGACAGCATACGCGATGTTCAAAAATTTAGAAGAATGTTTTAAAGAAAAAGGAATTAGAAGTAAATTGTTTTTAAGAAGACAACTAAGTgacataaaatataaagataCAACATCGTTAAAAGAACACTTTACAAAAATACAGGAAATATGCACACAACTGGAAGAAGCCGGATCAGAACTGTCAGAGGaagaaaaaattaattatgtactTTTATCAATGCCCAAATCTTATGAATCAATAGTTACAGCTTTGGAAACCATTGGGGATTTGAAATTAAACACAGTGAAGGATAGATTATTGGCTGAGGAGGAGAAACAGaaaaaatttaatgaatatCAGGCAAGTCAAGTACAGTCAAATGCTTTCAATTGCTTTACATGTGGTAAGCCTGGCCATAAAAAGTTTCAATGCAGACAAAGTCATGGATATGGATTTAATCAAGGACATGGACGAGGCGAATGGAGCCATGGATATGGATTTAATCAAGGACATGGACGCGGTGGATGGAGCCAAGGATATGGATTTAATCAAGGACATGGACGAGGTGGATGGAACCAAGGAAGAGGCTTTTATCAAGGACGTGGACAGAGTGGATCATACAGAGGAACAGGATTTAACCAAGGACGTGGTCGTGGCAGCCAAGTGAGAAGTAGAGGATCGAGCCAAGGACGGAGTACCAACTATGTTGAAGATAATGATGAAAAGACGGCATTCTTCTGTGGAAATGTAAGTGGTGAACcagatttaaaattttatgtagaTTCAGGGTGCTCAGATCATTTAGTATACTCTCTAGACCATTTCACTCAATATATTGAATTGAAAGTGCCAAGAAAAATTGCAGTTGCTAAAAATAGTATAACTTTAGAAGCTTTTGGAATAGGAAATATAGAAGTAGTGTTCAAAGTGGGCAAAACTGAAaacaaatgtataataaaaaatgtgtattaTGTTCCAGATGTAAGAAAAAATTTATTATCAGTGTCTAAAATGGAAAGTGTCGGGTTGAGGATTGAATTTGCTAATGGaaaggtacgagtatataaacataattatttaatcatGATTGGAAATAAAGAGGGAACACTATACACAGTTgaatgcaaaataaatgtaaattcgTGTCAGTTAACAAATACAGTAGATACAAATTTATGGCACAGACGTTATTGTCACTTAGGCTCACAAAATTTAGATTTACTTGTACATAAAAATCTGGTAGATGGTTtatctgaattaaaaaataaatttgtaaatgaCAGTTTATGTGAAGCATGTATTTTAGGGAAAAGTCGTAGACAGCCGTTTAATAAATTAGGGACTAGAGCTAAGAAACCTTTAGAATTGGTACATTCTGATGTCTGCGGACCTATAACACCTGTGACTTGGGACAgtaacaaatattttgtaacattCATAGACGATTATACTCACTTTACGATGGTGTtcttaataagaaataaatctgaagttttcaaaaagtttgaaacatattataatacagtaacaaaacattttaattcaaatttGTTGAAGCTGAGAATCGATAATGGCCGTGAATATCTTTCAGATGAATTTAGGGAGTTTTGTAATAGGAATGGAATTGTCATGCAGCATACAGTACCATACAATCCTGAAATGAATGGAGTCGCAGAGAAAATGAATAATACCCTTATGGACAAAGCAAGGACTAGTCTAATAGACTCTGGCATGAAGAAAGAATTTTGGGGTGAAGCAATCTTGTTCGCAACATATGTAACAAATAGAAGTCCAGTTTCAGGAAGAGAGAAAACACCATGTGAGCTATGGGAAGGACGCAAACCTGATGTATCAAACTTGAGAGTTTTTGGATGTGCTGCTTATAATCATGTGCCAAAAGAACTGAGAAGGAAACTTGACAACAAAAGT is a genomic window of Cydia pomonella isolate Wapato2018A chromosome 15, ilCydPomo1, whole genome shotgun sequence containing:
- the LOC133525588 gene encoding anti-sigma-I factor RsgI-like, yielding MAKDNLNNRYNIQQFSGDGFNNWSFRIKSILKENLCLEAIQTVKYAENKDNEKMEARAQAILIAAVADSHLEYVREETAYAMFKNLEECFKEKGIRSKLFLRRQLSDIKYKDTTSLKEHFTKIQEICTQLEEAGSELSEEEKINYVLLSMPKSYESIVTALETIGDLKLNTVKDRLLAEEEKQKKFNEYQASQVQSNAFNCFTCGKPGHKKFQCRQSHGYGFNQGHGRGEWSHGYGFNQGHGRGGWSQGYGFNQGHGRGGWNQGRGFYQGRGQSGSYRGTGFNQGRGRGSQVRSRGSSQGRSTNYVEDNDEKTAFFCGNM